TTAGCCATAGAACGCATAATCCCGATATCTTCTAGGGATTGATGACTGGCTCCGTTCAATCCGACGAATAGCCCGGCATAAACTCCCAATATTTTTACATTAAAATTTGCCAGAGCAATAGAGACCATAACCTGGTCGCAGGCACGTCTTGAGCAAAAGGCAGCTATGGTACAGACGTACGGGAGCAGACCAGTCGTACTTAATCCCGCTGCAACTCCCATCATATTTTGTTCTGCAATTCCTATCTGAACGAATCGTTCCGGGAACCTATTAACAAAAGGAGCAGTCTTTGATGCAGTATTAAAATCAGCGTCAAGCAATACGAGAGACGGATACTGTTCTCCGAGTTCGATTAATGTTTGTCCGAGTACATCACGCGGGGCAATAAGTTCAGACATATATTCTCCATAATATTTTCAAATTCTTTAGAAAAAAATCACTTCTTTAATCCCTCTTCAATCTCCTCGTCAGATAGGCCGAGTTCTTTAAGAGCTTTAACAGCATCCTCCCTGGGTAGATTAGTGGAATGGCTCACGGCAGTATTTTGAATTGATTCAACACCCTTCCCTTTAATTGTATGGGCAATAATAACTGTCGGCTTTTCTTTTATTTTTTTAGCAGTCTGGAGCGCATAAAAGATCTCTCTAATAGAATGGCCATCAACAGAAATTACATGCCATCCGAATGCATCGAGTTTTTTATCGAGCGGCCCGGATGGAAGAACTACTTCGGTACTATCTGTCAATGAGAACCGGTTTTGATCTACGAATGCAACTAAGTTATCAAGTTTATAACGCGGAGCCAGCATAAAGGCTTCCCAAACCTGACCTTCATTAAGTTCGCCGTCACCCAACACCACATAGACACGAAAAGATTTGTTCTGGATCCTGGCCCCGACAGCCATACCGATGCCGACCGATAAACCCTGCCCTAAAGCACCAGTGCTTACTTCGACACCCGGTGTAATTCCGAATTCAGGATGCCCCTGCATCGGTCCGTCAATTTTATAAGGATGTTTCAAATCATCCTGCGACAAAACACCCAACTTTGCAAGAGCGGCATATTGAGCAAAACAACCGTGGCCTTTCGATAAAATGAAACGGTCTCTATCCTCCCAGAATGTGTTACGCGGATCATATTTCATTTCATTAAAGTAGAGTGCGGAGATAATCTCTATTACAGAAAGTGATCCGCCGATATGTCCCGAGCCGTATCTGCCGTAGATTTTAATAACATCGGCTCTCAATTGTCTTGCGGCTTCTTCCAGATTTTTAATTTGAGTTTCAGCTTCCACAATTTTTTCCTTAGAATATTCCACATTCAAATTTTCTTTAACTGTATATACTCCATTCAGGATAACTGTTAATAATACTGACCAATAGATTCAGCACTTTTCGGATCAAGACCCTCTCTCCAAAAAAGTGCACGCTTGGGATCATAGTCTGGATTAATTTTCATTTCTTTAGCATCAACTTTCTTTCGCCATGATTTCAGTTTATCCCAAAGTTCTTTCGTTTTTTCCGGCATTTGTTCCGAGAGATCATTTGTTTCGCCGATATCACTGACAATATCGAATAACGAAACCGATTTAGTTTGATTAAAGAATGATTTTTCATACCATTCAATTAATTTGTACCGGCCTTCTCTGATAGCACCAGACGGCATATAACCGAATCGATGGTAATGCGGATAGTGCCAGTAAATTGCATCCCTCTTGAATTCACCGGACTGATTGAGTAGCGGCAGAAAACTTACACCGTCCACATTTTCAGGAATCGATTTAATTCCAAGAATGTCAGCGAAAGTGGGAAGAAAGTCGATACCTGTTACAGGCAGATCGCATTTGGATCCGGATTTAATTACACCGGGCCATCTAACTGCAAGAGGCACTCTGATACCGCCTTCGTACAGCATGGATTTACCGCCTCTTAAAGGATCCTGCGCCTGAAGCTTGTCGTATCCTCCATTGTCCGAATAGAATATTACAATTGTATTGTCTCTTAATTTATAATCGTCAATTTTTTTCAGAACCCTTCCGATCTGGCTGTCCATTCTTTCAATCATTGCCGCAATTATCGGATTGTTTATTAATTTGTCCGACCCCTCTTTAGACTGGTATTTATAGATAAGAT
This Melioribacteraceae bacterium DNA region includes the following protein-coding sequences:
- a CDS encoding transketolase codes for the protein MEAETQIKNLEEAARQLRADVIKIYGRYGSGHIGGSLSVIEIISALYFNEMKYDPRNTFWEDRDRFILSKGHGCFAQYAALAKLGVLSQDDLKHPYKIDGPMQGHPEFGITPGVEVSTGALGQGLSVGIGMAVGARIQNKSFRVYVVLGDGELNEGQVWEAFMLAPRYKLDNLVAFVDQNRFSLTDSTEVVLPSGPLDKKLDAFGWHVISVDGHSIREIFYALQTAKKIKEKPTVIIAHTIKGKGVESIQNTAVSHSTNLPREDAVKALKELGLSDEEIEEGLKK
- a CDS encoding sulfatase, with translation MERREFISKLGQIGIGAVGLSMLPDMVRTSIAKNGTLPNIVFIIADDMGWNQTGYIGSKFYETPNIDSIAHEGIYFTQAYAPAPTCSPSRAGIMTGKYPARLNLTEYIPGDQYPWAKLKCPKMVERLPLEETTIAEMMKPLGYKTAMVGKWHLNIDKNYKPGRLGDAGSQGFDVDYPNDKPEPTDDPTNDAHHAIENTNEALKFLDANSDQPFFLYLAYSIPHRPIMEHPDLIYKYQSKEGSDKLINNPIIAAMIERMDSQIGRVLKKIDDYKLRDNTIVIFYSDNGGYDKLQAQDPLRGGKSMLYEGGIRVPLAVRWPGVIKSGSKCDLPVTGIDFLPTFADILGIKSIPENVDGVSFLPLLNQSGEFKRDAIYWHYPHYHRFGYMPSGAIREGRYKLIEWYEKSFFNQTKSVSLFDIVSDIGETNDLSEQMPEKTKELWDKLKSWRKKVDAKEMKINPDYDPKRALFWREGLDPKSAESIGQYY